The Piliocolobus tephrosceles isolate RC106 chromosome 10, ASM277652v3, whole genome shotgun sequence nucleotide sequence CAGAATCATGCCTGGGACAGAATAGGCACTTAGTAAATAGTtcataaaggaaggaaggaaggaagaaaagcaaacctcatccaaaattcttttttttttttcttaccttttaaacatttcttaaagaCCACTGAACCCTCTGGTATTGAATTTTCATTGCAGTAAAAAATCAGGATAGTAAAGTAAATGGCTTCAGCAGCTTATTTCAATTAATAATGTAAATTAGATGCCAAATTACCGTGTCTTTTGCTttccctgtttattttttattgtattctaaTTCCATCTTATCATCCTCCCCTCAcctctgttttaaaaatccactAGGTTTTCATTGGTACTTTGTGATATACCTTTGACTATGACATTTCCCAAGAGAACATGTTTTTCCCACTATTTCAGATTTCAAGATGGAGGAAAATAGGGGCTCCTGTGTTCCGCCTTGCATAGAGTGACATGAGTAGATATCACCGGACTTTTGGCCCCTAGCCAGTGGCTCATTTTGTTTGCTAggcttcctttgatttttttttttcttactgactttATCCATTGATTTAAATCCTTCTATAAATATTAAAGggaataagtgaaataaataaatgaactccAGGGATATTAGAAACTTTTCTTTAGTTTCTCACTTTGTTTTCACTCATGATAATTGAGCATAGACATATTAAACATGCAGttcagccgagtgtggtggctcacacctgtaatcctagcattttgggaggccaaggtgggaggatcacttgaggtcaggagtttgagactatccttgccaacatgacgaaaccccatctttactaaaaatacaaaaattagtcgggcgtgggtgacacatgcctgtaatcccagctactggggaggctaaggcatgagagtcgcttgaacctgggaggtggaggttgcagtgagcagatatcaggccactgcactccagcctgggtgacagagcaagactatcaaagaaacaaacgaacaaaacatGCAGTTCATCTTTCCCTCAGTAGATACTGAAAGAgtgggataaaaagaaaaaatatatatatgtgtgtgtatatatgataatgtgtatatgtgtgtttgtgtgtatatatacatgtatataccaAAGACTGTAAGTCATTAAGATATCTTTGCATAAATCACTATTAAAACAttgtggggttttgttgttgttgttgtttgtctttttgagacagggtctcactgtctctcaggctgcagtgcagtggcgcgatctcggctcactgcaacctctgcctcccaggttcaagcgatcctcctgtcagcctccctagtagctgggattacaggtgtgcaccaccatgcccagctaatttttgtatttttagtagagaccaggtttcaccgtgttggccaggctggtctcaatctcatgacctcaggtgatccacccacctcgacttgccaaagtgttgggattacaggcgtgagactcCAGGCCCGACCAAACATTGTGGCTAGAGGAGTAGTTACATCTTCGGCTTCTAGTAGTGGGAATTTGTGACTGTCCAGGAAACAAAACTTCAATAGAAACTGGTACCCCTCTCCAAAATAGCATTTTGCCTACTCATCATTTTATGAAGTCTAAACAGGCAACTGTGTAACCTGTGGTTAACAGAGTATTAAGTTAAATTATTCTGAGCCAATGAAGTCATGTTCTCTACGTTTGTTGTTATCAATGGCTATAACCCAGCTGATTCTATATCTATATACCCATCgtttgttgtttaaaaaagaaagaattgtatTATCTGATTGTTTTTTGAGCCCAGACTTGGGCATTTATTATCTTCTAAGCTTGAAACTGTTTCACCTTTAGGGTTTGGCTAAGCCAGgtccatttatatttttttttagcaagcatattaaaatattttatacaatattttggATTTGAATGGAGAATAAGCAagatctttaattttctttagatTTGACTtctagtgtattttaaaaaaacgtttattttaggttcaggggtacatggcaggtttgttacagagttAAATTGCATGttgtgggggtttggtgtacagattatttcgtcatccaggtagtaagcatagtagctgataggtagttttctgatccttaccctcctcccaccctctaccctcaagtaggccccagtgtctgttgttcctttctttatGTAAAGTATATCTAGGACTGCATTTTTATTCATTAGTATGTTTATATACAAAATACTTTAtgatttcttacatttttatactCCTTTGGATCTGTAACATTATTATCATTGTGCAAATAATATTCTCACATTATATAAGCTGTATTTTATGGTTACAGAGctccattttattattaatgatttcttttgatttagctattaatttttttttgatatcTAAACAGTGTATGGGTTTCGACAGACCATGATGAAATTGAGAATGTGGCCAAACAATTTGGTGCACAAGTTCATCGAAGAAGTTCTGAAGTTTCAAAAGACAGCTCTACCTCACTAGATGCCATCATAGAATTTCTTAATTATCATAATGGTATGAATTTGATTAATAGTTTATTCAAACTGTTATGTACTTTTCTACTTCCTTTATTATCTCATAAGACTTGTTTTAACATTTGAATTCCAAACCTTAATATTACTTCCTTGCaaggaacttttttttaaatatccttttcaTTTCTCTCGTCCTTTTAAGAGGTTGACATTGTAGGAAATATCCAAGCTACTTCTCCATGTTTACATCCTACTGATCTTCAAAAAGTTGCAGAAATGATTCGAGAAGAAGGATatgattctgttttctctgttgtgAGACGCCATCAGTTTCGATGGAGTGAAATTCAGAAAGGAGGTAATCTCTTATCAGTCTTTATTTTAGCTCATTTAATTGAGaatcaatttttttatatataaatattctttaGACATGAGGAGACTAAAAGGGAGCTGTAAAAGAGAATATTTGACTCATTACTTTAGTAGGTAATGACATTTACAATCAGTTGTAAATGTGTTATTGAGCCAACACAACTAGACCAAATTAATTCTTTGCTTTACTCTTTACAAAGGGACATTCTAATCCTCTTATTTCTATTTGCCTTTTGAGGCAGACATGCCGTTGTTCTAGATCAAATACTTCTATGTTGGTTCTAGACATGTTTGATGAACTCCATACGAATCatatagaaatagaaagcatCCTCCAAAGTGTTCCGCAGGATCTTAAGAATGATATTTCGAAGTTCTTCCCCAAATTCCTAACTCTATATATAAAAAGGGTTTCATAGGGTTTACTAGGCATTTCGCCTGCCGTGTCCAGTGTGCTGTAAATCTTATCCAGAGAATTATTATAAACACTGTTTTTCCATTCAGTACATTTCAATTGTTTCCTAGGGATTCCATTTTCTGTTGaaattctcaattttttaaatccatttaaaCAAAAAAGTCCTTTCCtctaatttaacatatttttgatAGCTATTCGAAAGTCCTTAATGCAGATTTCAACATCTAGTCACTTACAGTTCTGTACTCTGACTGCTTCTCTCTTGATTGTGAGTCACCTATTTCTGCCTCTTCATTTGGCTCATGTTTAATTGTATATCTGGCATAGACACTTGAGTACGTATTTTCCTCCAGAGAGGTTGCACCTTTTCTTCTATCAGGCAGATAGGATAAGGGGCTGATCCCTTTGATCCAATTAGGAATTGGACTGGGTTGAAACTTTAATTTCATCTCACCTCTTAGTTTAGGTGTCTTATTAGGAGATATATCTCGTATGTGTTACTGACACTCACACCCATCCCCTACTCTTGCTAACAAGACTCTTAAGGGATCTGAGGACCACAATACTGTAATGATATCTTTCCAGCCCATTCCGAGCTTCCCGCACAGTACACTCAGCCAAAGTCTCGTAGGAGGATTAGGTGGAAAAACTAGCTGTATGTTTGTAGTTCCTACAGATGACAATCTGTAAGTCAAGTCCACAAGGCCATTAAAAGCCATTCTAGTTTTTGCCTACCTCAGCAGAGTCCCTTTGATTATGCAAAGCTTGATCTTTCTTGCACCTTCTCCTCATACTCAGCAGATATGCCCAGGGAGAAAGCAGCCACTGATACTAGGAAAGACTTGTCCCTCTCTTTTCTTCAGAGTACCACTTGAATTATCTAGTTGGTTTAATTACCTGTCTCTACCCCTAGATTGTACACCTTTTGAGAATAGAGAGGGTTCTGGTCACTACTCTGTAGCCAGTGCCTGTAAAGCTATGTTATCTCTAgctatttaatttgtatttgctAAGGTTTTTTCCTGGGTTATTTCAAATACCGGGGTGGAATTGAACAGGGGATGGTTTAGTTAAACAAGTAAGTAGAGGTTATTCCTAGAAGCCTTTATACACACAGAAATGACAGCAAAAAGTGAAGAAAGATTCTGGAGAATAAGCAgctgttaaacacacacacacacacacacgcacacacacacagatttgaGGAAAACTCAGTGAAAAGACGAAAGAATCTCTGTGGCAATACCAAAGGCTTCATTGATTACATTATGTTCTATTAATTAATATTGACATTACTGAGCCTTTATTATCAGGTATACTCATAAACATAATTTGTTATTATGtttagtatatttttaactaATGGTAAGAATGTATAATATGTTACATAAACATTTTCATCAATATAAAATCTTCAATAATTTAATGGAGAAATCTATAGTTTTCAGCAATAATTGTATAAAAACAAGTTCTCAACCACATTagataaataaaacttatttctGTATGCGCAGACAATGAGAAAAGAGATTAAAGGGCTCAAATATTGAATATAGGTCTTTTGTGACCAATTCAGTTCTTTGAAAGCTACTTTAAGGTTGTCTTGATGTCCTCCCAAAGCATTGTATTTGTATGAATACCTTAATTGTTTcacatttcattataaaatactttatttttctagtaGCTATTGGAAAGCAAATATAAATCATCAGAATCATTACAGATttgattcctttaaaaaaagttcttttttttttttttgagatggagtcttgctctgttgcccaggctggagtgcagtggcgcaatctcggctcactgcaagctctgccccccgcccccctcaccccgggttcaagcagttcttctgccggagcctcccaagtagctgggattacaagtgcccaccaccacgcccagctaaatttgtatttttagtggagatggcgttccactatgttggctgggctggtctcgaactcctgacctcaagtgattcgcccgcctccgcctccaaagtgctaggattacaggcgtgagccaccgcatccagtctaaaaatagttctttatcaggctgggcgcagtggctcacacccataatcccagcactttgggaggccgaggtgggcggatcacaagatcaggagttcaagaccagcttggccaacatgataaaaccctgtctccactaaaaatacaaaaattagccaggaatagtggtgcatgcctatagtcctagctactcaggaggctgaggcaggagaatcgcttgaacccgggaggcagaggttgcagtgagccgagatggcaccgttgcactccagacagaaggagactctgtctcaaaaaaaaaaaaattctctatctAGATAGAGAAATGCTCTGCATTCTGAGTTcgtttttattaacttttttaaagttaCTAAATGAACACTTTCTATATTCAGACCAACATGGACTTACTCTAACTTTTTGCTTTCAGTTCGTGAAGTGACCGAACCTCTGAATTTAAATCCAGCTAAACGGCCTCGTCGACAAGACTGGGATGGAGAATTATATGAAAAtggctcattttattttgctaaaagaCATTTGATAGAGATGGGTTACTTGCAGGTTTGTACGTTCATTTTGCATAATCCTTTTAAGTGCTTTTGTAGGcatactttgagttctagggaAGAAGTATGGTACAATTTCTTTATGATAAAAGTATCAACCTATAGAGGAAAGGTAATAGCTAACAACATTTGCTATCTGAGGCATTTATCCTGCAGGTTTACCCCAAGGTGATCTTTGGAATCCATTCAGTAAATATACAAGGAATTCTgctataatgataaaaaaatgaATCAAGTACTGCGTGTCTGCACATGCCCTGGTACtcatattattccatttaaaacTATGTAATCCATGTTTGTGTTATAGTTATGTTGTGGCTGTAGGGTTGAATAACTTGTATTGctctaaaaagacaaataatttcatAGAGGTGAAAAGAGTTACAACCTGGGCGACAGGAAACCCGGATTCTTACTCTAACTGCCTCTTACTATGTAAGCTTGAATATGTATCATTTTATCTGCTCTGACTctcatttctctcattttcaaataATGGATTTAATGTCTCTCTCATTTTAGAGCCTGCAACATGGTTGCATCATATATTTCTTAACTTGTTAATTttagttgtcattattatttattatttactgtgTACTGTGGAGTATGTGAAACACTTTGCATGTGTTATCTTACGTAATCTGCATAGCAAATGAATGAAGTGGACATTTCTACCcagttttacagaggagaaaactgcaTCTCTGAAAAATGAAGTAATTGACTCAAGGCAAAAACAGCTAATAAATGGTACTGTCAGGATTTGGATTCAGGTTCTTATGTTACTCAAGAGATAgcatttttaaagagagagagggaaatctCTCCATTGTCTAATAAAAATTCTAATGGGACTCTTATTCtgagcaaaagagagaaaaacatttttacaaatctTCTGGTCAATGTATAGGCAAACTATAGACTGGCTGTGTAGATAAATTTAAGTGTTCAGAGAAATTAGATTTGACATACATAGATACTACTATTTTTAAGCTCTTTTCTAAGGAGGACCATGGTGCAACCCATTCCTAAAGTGTGGAGAAAAATGTTTCTCGTTAAAACAAGATTTATGAAGAGACTgacaattctgaaaaaaaaaagaaattgaaattatcCAGTAATTGATCTGGTCATTCAAATAATTACTATCAGAAGAAAGGCCCCTTCTCTTGCCGACTCTTGCCTACAATCAAGAGACTGCCCTTGCCATTGCCCACATGTGACTTGGATGACTATTAGTCATTTTCATCAGTAGCTCAGGGATCTAAGAAAACTCTCTACAACAGATGCTACAGTTATTTTTCCTCCCCTGTGTTGCCTGTTAGTTGCAAATTAGAACAGAAGTTCCAAAAACCTTTATACTGCTTTTGGATGATGACAGGAGAGAATTCTTGAAAAAAAGGAGGATATGATTAAGGGATTTCCACGAAACCCCATGAGGTCAGAATCCTGGAGGCTATAATGTTTCTGcttttttcaatattaaaatagaaattttcttaAATAGGGAACTTGAACTGTTTAGAtagaatttgaaaaatgttaaagttATTTAATGTGAgctttctccttaaaaaaaaaaaaaaaaaagctgggcatggtggctgaggcatgtcacccagcactttgagaggccagccTGAGGCctcaagaggatagcttgaggccaggttTCCAAgagcagccttggcaacatatCAAGATCTTATATCtacagaaaacttttaaaaaatttagccagacatgGAGTTGTGTACCTGTAGTACCAgatccttaggaggctgaggtgggaggattgcttgagcccaagatttCAGGGttataatgagctatgattgcagcattgctctccagcctgggtggcagagtgaaaccctaactcgaaaaaataaagtaaaaataaattgaaaaatcatttttatgtgaCTGATTTTTACTGGGTTATTCATTTTTCTCAGTACTGTAGAAATGAATTCTTTGTGCTGTATTATAATAAAGTTTTGATATATGtgaatgaatattaaaaacagtattcaTGACACTTGTACTATCTTTAGGGTGGAAAAATGGCATACTATGAAATGCGAGCTGAGCATAGTGTGGATATAGATGTGGATATTGATTGGCCTATTGCAGAGCAAAGAGTAttaaggtaaaaacaaacaaacctgtatAACCTTTGTACTAAATCCTAATAATTATACTTCTAGATACTGATTTCTGATACTTCAAACATCTTAGGATCTTTGTAATTACTTTGTTCATGTAGGGAAGACGTATGTGAAATGTGTATTTACATGGCTTCAATAAAGTAAGAAATTATCTGGTTAGACCACACTACTTTTAGTTACTGCACTAAGAGTTGAAATATATATGTGAAGTAAATTTGAAGAATAATGTTTGAATAGTTGAAGGGAGGGTGATATTTAATGTATTGGTTTAGCCAGTTGAGAGGGAGTGATTAGTATTGCACTTACACTCAAAGGtctattttggtttcttttagaTATGGCTATTTTGGCAAAGAGAAGcttaaggaaataaaactttTGGTTTGCAATATTGATGGATGTCTCACCAATGGCCACATTTATGTATCAGGAgaccaaaaagaaataatatcttaTGATGTAAAAGATGCTATTGGGATAAGTTTATTAAAGAAAAGTGGTATTGAGGTATGTGCTCCCTGAATATAGcagtatttcataatattttcattCAGGGTCAAAGAACATGCAAGGAATTAAgagatttaaatttttagtattaacttttaaaatatctgaaatttgGCCTTCATATGCCTAGAAAATTATTATACTATTTACTTTTAGAATAGAATTAGGAATTTGTTAATCAGCAaataatatttcttgttttattcagtAAGTATAAACATACTACTTTTAAATGGGAGCTATCTAGTGTTTCCCACAGGATCTTGCAACAAGAAAGATTTCCTAGATAATAGGTATGCCATTTCAGAAAAGGACAATAtcttgtggatttttaaaatctagcttATTCTTATGAATGACATTTTTGATTCTAAATAACTTAATgtaagtgtatttttttaaatgaaagctaaGATAATTATAATTTACCAGAAATCCTAAATATATGTTGCTAAGCAGCACGAGATAGGTTATAGACTTTCCTCTGGATAAATTGAATTATAGGAGAATCTTAGATTAGTATCAGACAATATATGTTGTAATTTTTACCTGTAGATAGAATCCTTTCtgttgtagaaaataaaatactgtgtCTCACCTTTACTGGGGCTATGAGAAATAAGCTTTGTTTTAAAGcatcatgattttaaaatgacagtCAGTTTTCTTACTTGGAACTTCAGAAGGTCAAAAGATGACTCGTTTGCGATTTGGACTATCTACAAGGTCAATTATTATGaaagatttctgttttcttcattttttaatttttccctttttcctccgATCCTGTTTTTTTTAAGGTGAGGCTAATCTCAGAAAGGGCCTGTTCAAAGCAGACGCTCTCTTCTTTAAAACTGGATTGCAAAATGGAAGTCAGTATATCAGACAAGCTAGCAGTTGTAGatgaatggagaaaagaaatgggCCTGTGCTGGAAAGAAGTGGCATATCTTGGTTGGTATCTTTTTATTCACCCGTAGTAAAATGGACCaggatttatttacttatttttaaagaaatgaataaataacaaagcACATCCCCCAGATGGGCATGATTGTAGGAAATAGGAACTCTCCTCCACTGCTGATGAAAGTGTTAAACTGGGACAGTCTTTCTGGAGGTTAGTTTGATAATGTGTATCAAATGAGGAATGATTACTAGCATAAGCTGTGACATCAGACCATACCACTGATTAGCCAGTTGTGATAAGATGGATgttgtttcctcctctgtaaactgGAGATACCAAGAGTACCTATTATCGTAGGGCTCTGGTAGGGATTAATAAAATGAGTAAAGCACTTAGCAGAATTTCTAGTACATAGGAATTACACTCTGAATATTTTTTGCTGTTAATTGAATGTACATACTTTTTCCCCAAATTCCAATTCCAGGAAAGAAGTGAGACAAATGGGCCACTAGTGAAGTTAAAAGAACCCACTTAAATGTCCTGCGAAAACTAGAATATCCCTAAAaaggaatactatgcaatcattACAAACAGTGCTATGACCTGTATTTATTTGCATGATCAAATATAACAATAAGTTTTTCACTTTGATATTAAGCAATACACTTATCAGGTACCCATGATGATACGCAGCATGGAACTGGTTGTGGGAGCTGTAGGCTTGCTGCTTGCTGAGCTTACAGCCTGATgatgtcaacattttaaaattgacaatGATAAGTTATTAAGATGCATAATAACTATAAATCATGCATGAAAGCAATATTTACAAGGGTAATATGAGCCTCAAAATAAGCGTAGGAATACTTTGGGAACATATGATCTAGGGACTTCAGGAATAACCCTTAAACCATGCATGAAGATTCAATGGACATAAATACTGCAGAATGTTTGAAAGGCAGATTCGATTTTcattagaagaaaacaattttaatgggATGTATAACAAATTCCAACTATACTTACTATCTTTGGGATATTAAGCAAGCTTCTATATACCTTAGTTTTCTACTTAGAACATAAACACAAACCAAattttataaagccatcagaaaggaaaacaaagataatgTAAAATACTTCACATAGTGCCTACAGATAGTAGTAAGTGTATCATTTATGTAGGTAAAACTCTAGAATTATATGTGTCAAAATGTAGTGATTATCTACAAATAGTGATAATTAggatgattttgatttttttgcttctattttttaaaaaaatatttctaccatgaatatgtattatttataagacattaaaaaaaaaaaaacactttaaaaggagaggtaagaaaatagagaagagcatttaaatttttattttaaactcagagcaggccaggcatgatggctcccaccactttgggaggctgaggcaggcagatccctggagctcaggagtttgagaccagcctgtgaaacatagtgaggccccatgtctactaaaaaacaaaaaactcagcaatgttttatatgggtgatataaatgtataaaaatatatttcttaaaaaatcaatacttttaaaagtaaaatttagtaAATAGAGCTTAAAGGCTGGATTATGCAAAAACTAACTTtaacttttattatcttttagtgaaaacaattcaaatctcaacacatttaataataaatgagaaaatttcaGTAGATAAGCAtagaacaaatttaaaagaaactctTCAACCAAGATTGTATTGTTGTATGTGGTCTAAACTATGGTAATAGTTTTACTGAGAATGGTGAATTGAAGATACTGGGAGCTTCTGAAATACATCTTATTCCAAAAAAGGGAtaaacagagaaggaagaaaaggatatCATTATGTCAGTGtgatttagtatttatttttattcttcaaaagtggtaatttttctgtaaatatcagTAAGTGGCATACCAATCAAAACTATTACAGATTTAAAGAGATTTAAGATATATatacggccgggcgcagtggctcaagcctgtaatcccagcactttgggaggccgagacgggcggatcacgaggtcgggagatcgagaccatcctggctaacatggtgaaaccccgtctctactaaaaagtacagaaa carries:
- the CMAS gene encoding N-acylneuraminate cytidylyltransferase isoform X10, encoding MDSVEKGAATSVSNPRGRPSRGRPPKLQRNSRGGQGRGVEKPPHLAALILARGGSKGIPLKNIKHLAGVPLIGWVLRAALDSGAFQSVWVSTDHDEIENVAKQFGAQVHRRSSEVSKDSSTSLDAIIEFLNYHNEVDIVGNIQATSPCLHPTDLQKVAEMIREEGYDSVFSVVRRHQFRWSEIQKGVREVTEPLNLNPAKRPRRQDWDGELYENGSFYFAKRHLIEMGYLQGGKMAYYEMRAEHSVDIDVDIDWPIAEQRVLRYGYFGKEKLKEIKLLVCNIDGCLTNGHIYVSGDQKEIISYDVKDAIGISLLKKSGIEVRLISERACSKQTLSSLKLDCKMEVSISDKLAVVDEWRKEMGLCWKEVAYLGITSLFKVSATTSMQTNLKYNLQPQSSVPPIRLGLPKIWQPRHEPLYPANTLH
- the CMAS gene encoding N-acylneuraminate cytidylyltransferase isoform X6, which encodes MDSVEKGAATSVSNPRGRPSRGRPPKLQRNSRGGQGRGVEKPPHLAALILARGGSKGIPLKNIKHLAGVPLIGWVLRAALDSGAFQSVWVSTDHDEIENVAKQFGAQVHRRSSEVSKDSSTSLDAIIEFLNYHNEVDIVGNIQATSPCLHPTDLQKVAEMIREEGYDSVFSVVRRHQFRWSEIQKGVREVTEPLNLNPAKRPRRQDWDGELYENGSFYFAKRHLIEMGYLQGGKMAYYEMRAEHSVDIDVDIDWPIAEQRVLRYGYFGKEKLKEIKLLVCNIDGCLTNGHIYVSGDQKEIISYDVKDAIGISLLKKSGIEVRLISERACSKQTLSSLKLDCKMEVSISDKLAVVDEWRKEMGLCWKEVAYLGITSLFKVSATTSMQTNLKYNLQPQSSVVSSSHISNSSCYRPDSWTSSLKFLILSLLKCYSFSVSPFHLYSDTKA
- the CMAS gene encoding N-acylneuraminate cytidylyltransferase isoform X8, which codes for MDSVEKGAATSVSNPRGRPSRGRPPKLQRNSRGGQGRGVEKPPHLAALILARGGSKGIPLKNIKHLAGVPLIGWVLRAALDSGAFQSVWVSTDHDEIENVAKQFGAQVHRRSSEVSKDSSTSLDAIIEFLNYHNEVDIVGNIQATSPCLHPTDLQKVAEMIREEGYDSVFSVVRRHQFRWSEIQKGVREVTEPLNLNPAKRPRRQDWDGELYENGSFYFAKRHLIEMGYLQGGKMAYYEMRAEHSVDIDVDIDWPIAEQRVLRYGYFGKEKLKEIKLLVCNIDGCLTNGHIYVSGDQKEIISYDVKDAIGISLLKKSGIEVRLISERACSKQTLSSLKLDCKMEVSISDKLAVVDEWRKEMGLCWKEVAYLGNEVSDEECLKRVGLSGAPADACSTAQKAVGYICKCNGGRGAIREFAEHIFLLMEKVNNSCQK
- the CMAS gene encoding N-acylneuraminate cytidylyltransferase isoform X3; the protein is MDSVEKGAATSVSNPRGRPSRGRPPKLQRNSRGGQGRGVEKPPHLAALILARGGSKGIPLKNIKHLAGVPLIGWVLRAALDSGAFQSVWVSTDHDEIENVAKQFGAQVHRRSSEVSKDSSTSLDAIIEFLNYHNEVDIVGNIQATSPCLHPTDLQKVAEMIREEGYDSVFSVVRRHQFRWSEIQKGVREVTEPLNLNPAKRPRRQDWDGELYENGSFYFAKRHLIEMGYLQGGKMAYYEMRAEHSVDIDVDIDWPIAEQRVLRYGYFGKEKLKEIKLLVCNIDGCLTNGHIYVSGDQKEIISYDVKDAIGISLLKKSGIEVRLISERACSKQTLSSLKLDCKMEVSISDKLAVVDEWRKEMGLCWKEVAYLGNEVSDEECLKRVGLSGAPADACSTAQKAVGYICKCNGGRGAIREFAEHIFLLMEKVSHLYSRFQLQPPCRRTSNIIFNPNPQLLILNSCAVATHPPWPPKNLAAQA
- the CMAS gene encoding N-acylneuraminate cytidylyltransferase isoform X2; amino-acid sequence: MDSVEKGAATSVSNPRGRPSRGRPPKLQRNSRGGQGRGVEKPPHLAALILARGGSKGIPLKNIKHLAGVPLIGWVLRAALDSGAFQSVWVSTDHDEIENVAKQFGAQVHRRSSEVSKDSSTSLDAIIEFLNYHNEVDIVGNIQATSPCLHPTDLQKVAEMIREEGYDSVFSVVRRHQFRWSEIQKGVREVTEPLNLNPAKRPRRQDWDGELYENGSFYFAKRHLIEMGYLQGGKMAYYEMRAEHSVDIDVDIDWPIAEQRVLRYGYFGKEKLKEIKLLVCNIDGCLTNGHIYVSGDQKEIISYDVKDAIGISLLKKSGIEVRLISERACSKQTLSSLKLDCKMEVSISDKLAVVDEWRKEMGLCWKEVAYLGNEVSDEECLKRVGLSGAPADACSTAQKAVGYICKCNGGRGAIREFAEHIFLLMEKVSHLYSRFQLQPPCRRTSNIIFNPNPQFHPSALASQKSGSPGMSHCTQPILCIKP
- the CMAS gene encoding N-acylneuraminate cytidylyltransferase isoform X7 — translated: MDSVEKGAATSVSNPRGRPSRGRPPKLQRNSRGGQGRGVEKPPHLAALILARGGSKGIPLKNIKHLAGVPLIGWVLRAALDSGAFQSVWVSTDHDEIENVAKQFGAQVHRRSSEVSKDSSTSLDAIIEFLNYHNEVDIVGNIQATSPCLHPTDLQKVAEMIREEGYDSVFSVVRRHQFRWSEIQKGVREVTEPLNLNPAKRPRRQDWDGELYENGSFYFAKRHLIEMGYLQGGKMAYYEMRAEHSVDIDVDIDWPIAEQRVLRYGYFGKEKLKEIKLLVCNIDGCLTNGHIYVSGDQKEIISYDVKDAIGISLLKKSGIEVRLISERACSKQTLSSLKLDCKMEVSISDKLAVVDEWRKEMGLCWKEVAYLGITSLFKVSATTSMQTNLKYNLQPQSSVADLELLCCSHPSALASQKSGSPGMSHCTQPILCIKP
- the CMAS gene encoding N-acylneuraminate cytidylyltransferase isoform X5, whose amino-acid sequence is MDSVEKGAATSVSNPRGRPSRGRPPKLQRNSRGGQGRGVEKPPHLAALILARGGSKGIPLKNIKHLAGVPLIGWVLRAALDSGAFQSVWVSTDHDEIENVAKQFGAQVHRRSSEVSKDSSTSLDAIIEFLNYHNEVDIVGNIQATSPCLHPTDLQKVAEMIREEGYDSVFSVVRRHQFRWSEIQKGVREVTEPLNLNPAKRPRRQDWDGELYENGSFYFAKRHLIEMGYLQGGKMAYYEMRAEHSVDIDVDIDWPIAEQRVLRYGYFGKEKLKEIKLLVCNIDGCLTNGHIYVSGDQKEIISYDVKDAIGISLLKKSGIEVRLISERACSKQTLSSLKLDCKMEVSISDKLAVVDEWRKEMGLCWKEVAYLGNEVSDEECLKRVGLSGAPADACSTAQKAVGYICKCNGGRGAIREFAEHIFLLMEKVSHLYSRFQLQPPCRRTSNIIFNPNPQL